The genome window TGCAATGGCCCTGGACACGAAAGTCGTAAAGCAGCATTTGCTCAAAAAGCTGCCTCACCTGGAGGACGCCGGGGTGTATGAGAACCGAAGGGGCGGTGATGAGTGTACCGATCGGAGGAAGGTCGTCGGGAAACGACTCGTCGGCGGAGTGAAACTTCTTGCCGAACAGCTTCGCTCTGAGCCCCAGGTTCTGCCTCAAGTTGGACACCCTGCCTTTGATGTTGAACGCGTCCTtcctccctttcctctcctctgaCGACGGCCTGTTCCCGTGGCCTTCTTGCTTGCGCTGCAGCCGTGCTCCAGTCAGCACCCGCGGCTCCTCCGAGAGCAGCTTCACGAAGGTCGTCCCCGACACCGGCGCCGAGAACGACCTGATGAGGTTTCTCGGCGACACTGGCCCAGAGTCGATTTGGACTGGTGTCTTGTACGATCCATGTCTGAAGGACCTGACGTCGGACTCGATCGCACACTTCTTTTCCTCCTTGCTCCTGATCTTAACCTTCCTTGATGCCACGTCGTGCCTCGGCTTGGGCCTTGGCTCCTCGTCGAACGACGTCGAGGTGGCCGTCCTCCGGTGGGAGAACGGCGGCTCGGCGTCCGGCTCCCTTCTCAGCACGTTCTTCAGCCTGTCAGACAGTTGCCTCCTGGCATCTCTGCCGATGTAGTCCATCTGGCTCTGCCCGTTAAATGGCACGTCGCTGCGGTACGACCGTGTCGACTCCGACCGTACCAACGCCGGGTGCAAGTCCCTTGTGACAGTCTCCCTGATCTGGTTGGCGATGTTCCGTGCGATCTGCTTCGGATCGGCCGGGATGTCGCCTCCGCCCCACCGGTCCGCCTTGTCGTCTGAGGTCATCCTCCCCTCGAGCTCAATCTTTAGCCTGTTCTTCACCTCCTCAAGGAAGGCCTCCATGTTGTTCTCCTTCTTCACCAGCTCTGGCGACCCCAGCGAAGACTCTTCGATGTCGTCCGTGCTCAGCTCCGGACAGGGCCTCAGGATGACTATCTTCGTCGGCGACAAcgacctctcctcctcctcgtggtAGAACCTCGAGAGAGGCAACCTCGTGGGACAGGCGTCCGCGCTTGTCAGAGAGAACGTACGGCTCCCGGAGATCGACGTGCTGCTCTCCTTGCTTCTTCTCCAATGCCCATCGTCATTGGAGTGCATGTGTTTGCTGCCATTGTTGGCATCTTTCCCTTTGTGCTGATGCTGGTACCTGTACGGCACGATGTTTGTGCACTTGTCATCGTCGAGATGGCCATCCAGATCCAGAGTTCTTGAATGCTCCCACACCCTGCTCACCTGCCACGCCTCGAACTCCTTCTTGAACTtctgcagctcctcctcctgcggGTGCTCTCGCGGCTGCGGCTTGTTACTCCATTCCCCATTGCTCTTCTTGCTCAGCTGGCCAAAGAGCTCCCTCTCATCCTCGTATGCGCGGATCTCTTGCTTCGGTGCATGTCTGATGGAGTCCTTGTGTTGCACGAAGGAGACATGCTTGGTTGAGATCGTTTCGTCAGGATCTCTTCTTGGCATTGGCCTTGGGATTATCTCTTGCCTTCTTTCCTCTGAATGGCTGCTGGGTTCAGTGGTTGTGTTCAGTGGGGGTGAATCCATGCCCATCAATCTGGCGATGACACCTGGTCTCTTCTGACTTTCATTTGTTCTGAAGGAAATGTCCTCATGGATTAGCTTCTTAATTGGGACAGAGCTGTGGCTGAGCCCTGATTTGGGGTATTGCTTCATATTGCAGGAATACTGCTCAAAATCACAGGAAACTTAATCAGATCATTGCAAGTTCTTGTTTGTTAGCTCTTGCACAATAAGTGGTACTTATTTTCCAAAGAAAGTATCATTCTaaggaagaaaaatacttgattTGCCAAATGAAAAGTTTGCCCACAGAAAGATGACAACGAGGCAAAGACTAATCAGTAGATGTAGCAACAGTAGATGGGGGTTACGTATAAATAAACGGCAGATGATGGTCTACTGTTTGACACCGTTATTAATGCATTTTCTGTTATGTCTTCTCGTGTAACTACAATCAGTTACAAGTGCAGCTATCAGCAAAGTTTCCAAGACATACAAGCAGAAAAAGTAGGCACCTCATGTCTCAAGAATGATCAAAGTATTTCGTTCTTTTCACTCACAAAAAGGTTCTTTTCTGGAAACAGAAGAACTTGCCTACTTGCTGACAGAAGATGGAAGGAATTACTCTGACAGAACAGTACAGATATGAACAAGGCTCACCGGGACATCCTCCTGGAAAACACCGTAGCTGTGGGAAGCCTCCAAGGCGAACTCCATGCTGTTCCTCGGAGCTTCAAATCCTGAAAGTATGAATATGACacaccaataaataaatttgcCCTGAATTCGATCACGAAAAGCGGAGAAATATCAGAAAAATCTTAATCAAATCTTTCCATTGTAAGGTTATGCTAGCACCGATCATGGACGTTAACGTGCTCTTAAACTGATGACCGGATGATTCAGAATTTCAGGTCAAGTTCATGTGTAGGATGGACAGAGAGAAATGGATCACCATGCATCACCATACCATCACCCTGTCTCTTGTGTGTCCACTTCCTTGAGGTGCTGGCATGAGAGAAGTCCAGGTACTGCAACATGATGGTTCCTGCCACAGAGATCCAGCGTATGCTTCGATGGCAAGATCAGGTCTCTGCAGGACGAAAGGAATTGACTTTTTTTATCCTGCAAAAATAGTGCAAGATATCATGTCAGATTCTGCAGAAAGTATGTCATAACAGAAAAACCACCGTTGCAAATCAGTGTTACAAATTCATTTCCCGCAAATTAAAATCAAACCGATACACAAGGGTGAAGCCATGAGATTCATGCCAATTGCTTCATTACTAAGGCCGAAGCAAATGGATTTCATAACAGAATATCACGATCACAGCAGTTAAATTCGAAAGGCATCTTGAGAATAGAAGAGAGACAAATTTCTAATCGGCATGAACCAAAAGAAATCTCAAAAGGAAGCAGAGCAGAACCATATGGGcaaaacttttataaattcatttCTGGAGGAATGATCCAAGCGCACCAGCACATGAACAGAAGCGAATGATGATCCAGAAATGTCAACATGATGGGAAGCTGAACCCCACCACGTGAAAACAGATCAGAACTAAGAAGAAACTGCATTTcctccaagaacaagaagaTAACCAAACGCAAAGCAAAACATATTTCAAAGAAGCTAATCTGCAGGCAGACAGCAGACGCGAAGCAAGAATAGAACCGTACATTCAAGGATCTCCTCGCTCCCCCTCTCTGCAGTTCGCACGCAGGTCCGGCGACCGGCCGGTCGCCTCTGCCGTGGTCAGGGAGCGCAGAGGCAGGCCTTGGCGCTGCTTCTCCCGCCGTGGAAACCTGGGTGTCGCGGGAGGCAAGATGCGATATGCTGCTGCCCGCGACTGCGAGCTTCTTCTTGATGCGTGCTTATGGTGGTAGTGTATAATAATTACAGCCCATGAAGAGGAAGGAAAGCAACAGCCGGGAAAGCGAAAGCTTCTGCCTTTGCCCACACCCACCCTCCTTTTGGTTTTCCCTTCGCCTTTATTATGCCCACTCGCGCCATCTTCCCCTTGCCACTTCTACATCTCCTGCCCCTGATCTCCAGCTGGTTAGTCTTTACCTCTTGGACATTTGTAACAGATGCCGGGAGAGGCTTTGATCTGTTCTTTACCTGGCACTCTTGCATGTATATCCCTGCCTGCATTTCTTGCATGTTTCAACCAGCATAACCATCTCACTGTTATATCCAAAGCTGTTCCAACAGAAGGGTCCGGCTAACAGTTAAGAGATACTCTTATGGTTACAGGAAAAGATGATTGTTCAGTGGTTAACTCTCCTTTGGGTTGGTGAAAAATTATCAAACTGTTTACGGGCAACAATTTCTTCTGTCATCGGAAAAGTTGCAGTGAAAAGGTTTTCCAGGGTTGTAGATCGAAGTGGCAACTTTCCATGAGGTTTATATTGGAAGATTCTCCAGCAAAAAACAAGGTAAATGAGACCAGAGGACATTTGATAGGTGTGTATTATTTTAGCTTGGCGGACAGCTCGGTTGCGCGAGGACTCTAGTTGGTGCACCACACGCTTCCGTTGATCTTTTTCTGCTCCCTTCCGTTCCCTTACTCACACGCACGAAGCAGTTCCATTTGGCGCATCTTGATAACCGTCTGCTGTCCCGGCCGTTCCGGGGCACGGATCGCAGTCGACCCCTGTGTTGGTCAGCATCATGTGGGTGGGAATCGGATGAGATGTTTCCtctttaaatatttaataggaGAATCACTTCAGGCATCCCCCAATGCCAAAATTCTTCCGTGTGTGTTGAAAGAGATTGAGACACTAGAGTCGAATGAGAAATTCGTTGTTCATTTCATTGATCATTCACATGTCCATTGAGGAGACATCCTCTCTCCAACGGGCACCACGGCAACCGCCATGGGCAGTTAGGAGGCGAAGGAGATCAACCACAACAATATGCAACCGGTAATGGTGTTGTTGAGTAGGACGGTTCAATCATGTCTAGTTTATCACCACGTCTATAGCCTTAAGTTAAAAACCCAAGAAAGAAGGAACAGTCCCCGTTTGTCCCCGTTTGAAACGTGAGAATTTGTAGCTTTCGAGATTTGTACTAATTCATATGAGATTTCCACGGCTACAGGAAAGTGACCTCACTATCGACTCTAAATGACATTCACTATTAATTTTAAAATCGAAAGTGAACCAcggacagtgatagtcgagatTATCACTGCTAGCCTGGGGATCAGTATTGAAcgagttatcactgccggctaaaacATTCAGCCAGTAGTAATAGTCGGTTATCACTGCTGACTGAAGacttcagtcggcagtgatagtcgaccCCAATTCAACGCTTTTGGgacaaaaaaagtaaaaaatatttttttcgcGATCGACCGATCACTGCTCACCCGCCGTCGACAAGTGGCTCACTAACTTTTTTATCACGACTTCACTATCGGCTCTAAAACGATATTCACTACCGATTTTGAAACCGACAGTGAGCAATAGACAATGATAATCGAGACTATCACTATTGGCTCGGGAACCGATATTGAAGGAGTTATTACTGCCGGCTGAAGCTTTCAACTAGTAGTAATAGTTGGTTTTCACTGTTGACTGAAGACTtcagtcggtagtgatagtcgactCCGATTCaatgtttttagaaaaaaaaaaagtaaaaaaaaaattcacgatCGATTGGTCACTGCTCACCCACCATCGACTAGTCACTGGTCACTAACTTTTTTTATCGCGTGAGTTCTAGGACTCGAACTCACACCCTTACCTCAAAAGCTCCGCACGaatgacccctctaaccatctcacctgTCATTCGTTCTTGAgtacaatagcaaaatcaatccttttaaTCTCTTCCGATCAAATGTTTGAATgactatttggacatctaaatgatcttaaataaaaaagttatcaactataaagttgtagatctcgtcgagttctacaatatttatataaaatttgtctttgtCCGACTATGTATAAaaaagttgtaatttttttaagatgagctatCATCGACCACGATTGAAACattgttaagattatttgggtatttaaatgacctcaaattaaaaagtttttagccacaaagttttagatctcgtcgatggctacaattttcatgtaaaatttttaccatccaacttcgtatgaaaaaattatgaatttattaagATAATCTATCATCTATTATCGCTGTCTATTCATAACACGAACTAATAGTGATACTTGATGGCTAGAATCAGTAGTGATAGTTcatgtatcactgtcggtcggtgTCTTCACCCGACAGTgaagtatcactgccgactcaagcCTTCAGCTAACAATGATACCCTTTATTACTGTTAGTTCATAAAGTCATGTTGGCTTATTCTTCCCGTACGGCttttgaaccgacagtaatGTTCTGTCACTGTCAGCCTATTAGATACCGACAATAATGAatcgaatatatatatatatatatatatatatatatatatatatatatatattatatatgttcCGTAGTAGAGTCTTGCGTTCCAATTGGATCCTCCGAATAAAAAAACTTTATTTGAGAAGATTTAGAGGCGAGCCAAGAACTCTGCTAGCTTCTCTAGATTCTTTGCAAAGTTCTTGCTCCAATAAAATAGGTATATGTATGCCggcctcatcatcatcattatcggCTTAATAAATAATACATACGACTATACCAACACAATCCTACTATTTATGATGCGACACGCATAATTTGCCAGAAGGAACACCCCAAATGCCTCCGGAGGAGCAGGCTCACCAGGGCTGTTTGCTGGTGCTCGTCCAGCGGCGCCCGGCACATCAATGATGCCCGGGGCACGCTCGTAAAAGGATTGCCGGACCGGTGTCGTGCACCAGCGGGACGCGCGAGAGCGACGTGTGATGCGTAATGTCTCGCGTGATCAGACTGTTAGCGACGTCCTCGG of Phragmites australis chromosome 3, lpPhrAust1.1, whole genome shotgun sequence contains these proteins:
- the LOC133912757 gene encoding uncharacterized protein LOC133912757, which codes for MAAAPSRCLLITGPPGVGKTTLVMRVFETLRASHPHLNIRGFYTREVRESGERAGFEVVTLDGRSGPLASSKVSSPESARRPTVGKYKVDIASLESLALPELQVKEETDLFIIDEVGKMELFSSAFFPSVLRVIESNTPVLATIPIPRYGRDIPGVARLRNHPGAAVFTLNTGNRDTMRETIYNQLSSLLQKREFSPKEAQAFAGIYMQECQVKNRSKPLPASVTNVQEVKTNQLEIRGRRCRSGKGKMARVGIIKAKGKPKGGWVWAKAEAFAFPAVAFLPLHGLCHRSIRWISVAGTIMLQYLDFSHASTSRKWTHKRQGDGFEAPRNSMEFALEASHSYGVFQEDVPYSCNMKQYPKSGLSHSSVPIKKLIHEDISFRTNESQKRPGVIARLMGMDSPPLNTTTEPSSHSEERRQEIIPRPMPRRDPDETISTKHVSFVQHKDSIRHAPKQEIRAYEDERELFGQLSKKSNGEWSNKPQPREHPQEEELQKFKKEFEAWQVSRVWEHSRTLDLDGHLDDDKCTNIVPYRYQHQHKGKDANNGSKHMHSNDDGHWRRSKESSTSISGSRTFSLTSADACPTRLPLSRFYHEEEERSLSPTKIVILRPCPELSTDDIEESSLGSPELVKKENNMEAFLEEVKNRLKIELEGRMTSDDKADRWGGGDIPADPKQIARNIANQIRETVTRDLHPALVRSESTRSYRSDVPFNGQSQMDYIGRDARRQLSDRLKNVLRREPDAEPPFSHRRTATSTSFDEEPRPKPRHDVASRKVKIRSKEEKKCAIESDVRSFRHGSYKTPVQIDSGPVSPRNLIRSFSAPVSGTTFVKLLSEEPRVLTGARLQRKQEGHGNRPSSEERKGRKDAFNIKGRVSNLRQNLGLRAKLFGKKFHSADESFPDDLPPIGTLITAPSVLIHPGVLQENSTEVPPSPVSWCSSPPDETIRGGYPSPVSPLEASFSEHRSPLRTAAKDMSSSASEPGNLSEQVQTEELAEPSPVQDDDSDEMDHPIKSFVRAVLVVAGLYGQRKSPDNLLSDCEAKPIPKWVLEEVEPSSSNPAASSDGSAATVDHRLLFDLINEALPGAVRASTTLCTFDKWHAAAPRRVPSGKKLLDVLWKSVQVWLEPPSDLSRSSSVDGLIGRDLSVSSWNGMFRDDANALGQEVEAEILDELVDETVWDVLLNVGD